A DNA window from Tenuifilaceae bacterium CYCD contains the following coding sequences:
- a CDS encoding ribonuclease P protein component, which yields MRFFLRKHNILSHEKDISALFNGGSSLFCYPIKMAYRLTDISTDEAIYKVMFVVSKRSFKRAVKRNLIRRRMREAFRLNVHTIFDNIPENKRVDVALIFVSKDIVETPVIEKSLNELLQKLNTKLKVE from the coding sequence ATGAGATTTTTTCTTAGGAAACATAATATACTATCACACGAAAAGGATATTTCTGCGCTATTCAATGGTGGAAGTTCTCTATTCTGTTATCCTATTAAGATGGCCTACCGTTTAACCGATATATCAACCGATGAAGCCATTTATAAGGTGATGTTTGTTGTGTCCAAAAGGAGTTTTAAGCGAGCCGTTAAGCGAAACCTTATTCGTAGGCGGATGCGTGAGGCGTTCAGGCTAAATGTTCATACCATTTTCGATAATATTCCAGAGAACAAAAGGGTAGATGTTGCGTTAATTTTTGTATCGAAGGATATTGTTGAAACGCCTGTGATTGAAAAATCTTTAAACGAACTGCTCCAAAAGTTGAATACAAAATTAAAGGTAGAGTAG
- a CDS encoding uroporphyrinogen III methyltransferase: MKIKKIVISQPEPQNEKSPYMELAQKYGLKIDFRPFIHVEGVSSKEFRQQKINILDHTAVIFTSKTAVDHFFRICEEVRVTVPETMKYFCITESVALYLQKYIVYRKRKIFYGNNTFADLLEIMQKHKEEKYLLSLSDVHKPEIPKSLDKAKIKYTKAIFYKTVSSDLSDLRDDFPYEMIVFYSPNGIKSLHDNFPNFDQREIVIGAFGASTAKAVKDAGLRLDVTAPTPACPSMTHAIDVFLKEYTKKTK, translated from the coding sequence TTGAAAATCAAAAAAATAGTAATTTCGCAACCCGAGCCACAGAACGAGAAATCTCCTTATATGGAGTTAGCTCAGAAGTATGGTTTGAAGATTGATTTCCGACCCTTTATTCATGTAGAGGGTGTTTCTTCTAAGGAATTTAGGCAGCAAAAAATTAACATTTTGGATCACACTGCTGTTATTTTTACTAGCAAAACCGCGGTGGATCATTTCTTTAGAATTTGTGAGGAGGTAAGAGTTACTGTTCCCGAAACAATGAAGTATTTCTGTATTACAGAGTCTGTTGCTCTTTACCTGCAGAAGTATATTGTTTATAGGAAACGAAAAATCTTTTACGGAAACAACACATTTGCCGATTTGCTCGAGATTATGCAAAAGCATAAAGAGGAAAAGTATTTACTTTCCCTATCGGATGTTCATAAGCCCGAAATACCAAAATCTCTAGATAAGGCCAAGATTAAGTACACTAAGGCTATTTTCTATAAAACCGTTAGTAGTGATTTATCCGATTTAAGGGATGATTTTCCCTATGAGATGATAGTTTTTTACAGTCCAAACGGAATAAAATCGCTTCATGATAATTTTCCCAACTTTGACCAACGGGAGATTGTTATTGGTGCTTTTGGTGCCAGCACAGCCAAAGCCGTTAAGGATGCAGGTTTAAGACTTGATGTAACTGCACCCACGCCAGCCTGTCCGAGTATGACCCACGCAATCGATGTTTTCTTGAAGGAATATACCAAAAAAACAAAATAA
- the porY gene encoding two-component sensor histidine kinase — MVFTRVKTNFILLILAGFIGLSTIVITNRFVRQLSFEEKKKIDLWVAGIRELINLTDNEKDFTFVFEVIQNNSTVPVLLTDEEGNVLSYRNIDKEQFKDSISTARLIERMRAEHEPIEINLLHDVKNYVYYTDSTTLKKLSYYPYIQLLIIILFVVISYYAFSQSRKAERNGIWVGMAKETAHQLGTPTSSLMACLTMLRENSPNDLVLNELEKDIHRLEVITDRFSKIGSAPSLNKNNLVEMIDKSVEYLQTRVSKNVAFQKEYAIKEAINVPLNITLMEWVIENIVKNSVDAMNGVGTLTFNIIDNTQVVFIDIVDTGRGIPKSKFKDVFRPGYTTKSRGWGLGLTLSKRIVEEYHNGKIFIKSSEINKGTAFRIVLPKK; from the coding sequence ATGGTGTTTACTAGGGTAAAAACAAACTTTATACTGTTGATTCTTGCTGGTTTTATTGGCCTTTCAACAATTGTTATTACAAACAGGTTTGTACGTCAACTCTCGTTTGAGGAAAAGAAAAAAATTGATTTGTGGGTTGCTGGTATAAGAGAACTAATTAACCTTACCGATAACGAAAAGGATTTCACTTTTGTTTTTGAGGTTATCCAAAATAATAGCACGGTGCCTGTTCTTCTGACTGACGAAGAGGGAAATGTTCTATCGTACAGAAATATTGACAAAGAGCAGTTTAAGGATTCAATATCAACAGCAAGGCTAATTGAAAGAATGAGAGCGGAGCACGAGCCTATTGAAATTAACCTACTTCACGATGTAAAAAATTACGTTTACTATACGGATAGTACTACTTTAAAAAAGTTATCGTACTACCCTTATATTCAACTACTAATAATCATTCTTTTTGTAGTGATTTCTTACTACGCCTTTAGTCAATCACGCAAGGCTGAGCGCAACGGTATCTGGGTTGGTATGGCAAAGGAAACAGCGCATCAACTTGGAACCCCAACATCATCGTTAATGGCTTGTTTAACAATGCTTAGGGAAAATTCGCCCAACGATTTAGTTTTAAATGAACTGGAAAAGGATATTCATCGCTTAGAGGTTATAACCGATAGGTTCTCAAAAATTGGCTCCGCTCCTAGTTTGAACAAGAATAACCTAGTTGAAATGATCGACAAATCAGTTGAATATTTACAAACAAGGGTATCTAAGAATGTTGCTTTCCAAAAGGAGTACGCTATTAAAGAGGCCATAAACGTTCCGCTGAATATTACACTTATGGAGTGGGTTATCGAAAATATTGTAAAAAATAGCGTGGATGCTATGAACGGTGTTGGAACGCTTACCTTCAATATAATAGATAATACTCAGGTTGTTTTCATTGATATTGTTGATACTGGCCGAGGTATTCCAAAATCAAAGTTTAAGGATGTTTTCCGACCTGGTTACACTACAAAATCCAGAGGTTGGGGACTTGGATTAACCCTATCTAAAAGAATTGTGGAGGAGTACCATAATGGTAAAATCTTTATAAAATCATCGGAAATAAATAAGGGAACTGCTTTTAGAATAGTTTTACCAAAAAAATAG